One Setaria viridis chromosome 7, Setaria_viridis_v4.0, whole genome shotgun sequence genomic region harbors:
- the LOC117862650 gene encoding probable purine permease 11 — MGEAGEIQLQIAGIRGQEAEDDQGQRAGNGGACPATAAPRPALSKRLAWWAVVLVNIVFVLAGQSVATLLGRIYYDQGGKSLWMQTVVQSCGTPLAIPLLIYLRSRKPSVAAASRPSLVKLAAIYAGLGVLLAGDNLMYSYGLLYLPVSTYSIISASQVSFNAVFSYFLNKEKFRALILNSVVLLTFSAALVGVSHGSDGSGSAIPKGKFPAGFALTLSASALFSLILSLMQLTFEEVLKSDALPAVLEMQFWSNTAAACVSVAGLFASGEWRGIAGEMAAYEKGEVAYAMTLAWTAVSWQLCTMGLMGLVATVSSLFTNVISTAGTPLAPVMAVIFLGDRMEGVKLLAMLIGVWGLLSYVYQHYLDDRAKAKKQVATGKC, encoded by the exons ATGGGTGAAGCTGGTGAAATTCAGCTGCAGATCGCAg GTATCCGAGGCCAAGAAGCTGAAGACGATCAGGGACAGAGAGCTGGGAACGGTGGCGCATGTCCTGcgaccgcggcgccgcggccggcgctaTCCAAACGGCTCGCGTGGTGGGCCGTGGTTCTTGTCAACATCGTGTTCGTCCTCGCCGGGCAGAGCGTGGCCACGCTCCTCGGCAGGATCTACTACGACCAGGGCGGCAAGAGCCTGTGGATGCAGACGGTGGTGCAGTCCTGCGGCACGCCGCTCGCCATCCCGCTGTTAATCTACTTACGATCCAGGAAGCCCTCCGTGGCGGCGGCTTCCCGGCCGTCGCTGGTCAAGCTCGCCGCCATCTACGCCGGCCTGggcgtcctcctcgccggcgacaaCCTGATGTACTCGTACGGCCTCCTGTACCTGCCCGTGTCCACCTACTCGATCATCTCCGCGAGCCAGGTCTCGTTCAACGCCGTCTTCTCCTACTTCCTGAACAAGGAGAAGTTCCGGGCTCTCATCCTCAACTCCGTCGTGCTGCTCACCTTCTCGGCGGCGCTGGTCGGCGTGAGCCACGGCTCCGATGGGAGCGGCAGCGCCATCCCGAAGGGCAAGTTCCCGGCGGGGTTCGCGCTGACGCTGTCGGCGTCGGCGCTCTTCTCCCTGATCCTGTCCCTGATGCAGCTGACCTTCGAGGAGGTGCTCAAGAGCGACGCGCTCCCCGCCGTGCTGGAGATGCAGTTCTGGAGCAACACCGCGGCGGCGTGCGTGTCCGTGGCCGGGCTGTTCGCCTCCGGGGAGTGGCGCGGCATTGCCGGGGAGATGGCGGCGTACGAGAAGGGCGAGGTGGCGTACGCGATGACGCTGGCGTGGACGGCCGTCTCGTGGCAGCTCTGCACGATGGGGCTCATGGGGCTGGTCGCGACGGTGTCGTCGCTCTTCACCAACGTGATCAGCACGGCGGGCACGCCGCTGGCGCCCGTCATGGCCGTGATCTTCCTCGGCGACCGGATGGAAGGGGTGAAGCTGCTGGCCATGCTCATAGGCGTGTGGGGGCTCCTGTCCTACGTGTACCAGCACTACCTCGACGACCGTGCCAAAGCCAAGAAGCAGGTAGCCACTGGGAAATGCTGA
- the LOC117864824 gene encoding LOW QUALITY PROTEIN: probable purine permease 11 (The sequence of the model RefSeq protein was modified relative to this genomic sequence to represent the inferred CDS: substituted 1 base at 1 genomic stop codon) produces MADNNGGNSGGTNTNTAEVQIQIPEASKSEAPAAQEAPAGSPEAKNWKWWFVVAADAFFLIVGQTSATLLGRYYYSQGGNSKWLSAFVQTAGFPILFFGLFFFPSKSSSGETPIGKITMIYVVLGLIMTADDMMYSHGLMYLSVSTFSLICASQLAFNVIFSYVLNSQKLTGLIMNSVVLLTLSALLLGVNHESYGPAGVSRGKYLLGFLLTLGASGTYSLILSLMQLTFENVIKKQTFSAVLNMQIYTALVATFAALVGLFASGEWKDLKGEMDRFQSGQFSYLMTLVWTAVSWQVASIGMVGLIFEVSSLFSNVIGTFALPIVPLFGVMVFHDKMNGVKIIAMLISIWGFASYVYQQYLDVKXARSG; encoded by the exons ATGGCCGACAACAACGGTGGCAACAGCGGAGGCACCAACACGAACACCGCAGAGGTTCAGATACAAATCCCAG AAGCATCGAAAAGCGAAGCTCCAGCAGCTCAGGAAGCACCAGCAGGAAGCCCGGAAGCCAAGAATTGGAAATGGTGGTTTGTGGTGGCAGCAGATGCTTTCTTCCTCATTGTTGGTCAGACATCAGCAACATTATTGGGGAGATACTACTACAGCCAAGGTGGCAACAGCAAGTGGTTATCAGCATTTGTGCAGACTGCTGGCTTTCCTATTTTGTTCTTCGGATTGTTCTTTTTCCCTTCAAAGTCGTCTTCCGGCGAAACTCCGATCGGCAAAATTACTATGATATATGTTGTCTTGGGGCTCATCATGACCGCCGACGACATGATGTACTCCCATGGGCTGATGTATCTTTCAGTCTCAACTTTTTCACTCATCTGTGCTAGTCAGCTTGCCTTCAATGTCATCTTCTCATACGTCTTGAACTCTCAGAAACTCACCGGTTTAATCATGAACTCTGTGGTCTTGCTTACCTTGTCTGCTTTACTCCTTGGAGTCAATCACGAATCTTATGGACCAGCCGGTGTCTCAAGAGGGAAGTATCTTCTGGGTTTCCTATTGACACTAGGAGCGTCAGGCACCTACTCACTTATCCTTTCTCTGATGCAACTTACATTCGAGAATGTGATCAAGAAGCAAACCTTCTCGGCAGTTTTGAACATGCAGATATATACTGCACTCGTGGCAACTTTTGCTGCTCTTGTTGGACTATTTGCAAGTGGTGAATGGAAGGATTTGAAAGGGGAGATGGACAGATTCCAATCAGGACAGTTCTCTTACCTGATGACACTAGTGTGGACAGCAGTATCTTGGCAGGTTGCTTCTATCGGAATGGTGGGCTTGATATTTGAGGTATCATCGTTGTTCTCAAATGTGATCGGCACCTTCGCTCTGCCTATTGTTCCTCTTTTTGGTGTGATGGTCTTTCATGACAAGATGAATGGAGTCAAGATCATAGCCATGCTAATTTCAATATGGGGTTTTGCTTCATATGTCTATCAACAATATCTTGATGTTAAGTAAGCTAGAAGCGGATAG
- the LOC117862833 gene encoding probable purine permease 11 gives MAHAQEIQLQIRGTPDEESVHDAGREGPKAATRRPTTRGGLRWWMTVAVDMLMVLCGTTVATLLGRLYYNSGGNSKWMATLTQSGGSPLLLVPLLMTPAPPAEERQPAASKMLPIYVGIGVLIGFDNLMYSYALQYLPVSTFSLVAATQLAFNAVTSRLINAQRFTALIANSVVLLTFSAALLGVGSASDGTSSGVPRGKYPVGFVLVLAASALFALIMSLFEATFEKVIRARTLRWVLSLQMYTNLVAAAVSVAGLMASGDWRTIPAEMAAFRDGRARYVLTLVGTAVSWQAAAVGMVRLVARVSSLFANVTATLSLPLVPVFAVALFGDRMTGIKVVAMLMAVWGFLSYVYQHYADGRRAGRAECRVCAGAGAARAGSDAVLPA, from the exons ATGGCGCATGCTCAAGAAATTCAGCTCCAAATCAGAG GCACTCCAGACGAGGAATCCGTCCATGACGCCGGCCGCGAGGGACCCAAGGCCGCCACGCGCCGGCCGACGACGAGAGGCGGCTTGCGATGGTGGATGACGGTGGCGGTGGACATGCTCATGGTCCTCTGCGGGACGACCGTGGCCACCCTTCTCGGCCGCCTGTACTACAACTCCGGCGGCAACAGCAAGTGGATGGCCACGCTCACGCAGTCCGGCGGCTCGCCGCTCCTGCTCGTCCCGCTCCTCATGACCCCCGCGCCCCCGGCGGAGGAGCGCCAGCCGGCGGCGTCCAAGATGCTGCCTATCTACGTGGGCATCGGCGTCCTCATCGGCTTCGACAACCTCATGTACTCGTACGCGCTCCAGTACCTCCCCGTGTCCACCTTCTCGCTCGTCGCCGCGACGCAGCTCGCCTTCAACGCCGTCACCTCCCGCCTCATCAACGCGCAGCGCTTCACGGCGCTGATCGCCAATTCCGTGGTGTTGCTCACCTtctccgccgcgctcctcgGCGTGGGCTCCGCCTCCGACGGGACCTCCTCCGGCGTGCCCCGCGGCAAGTACCCCGTCGGGTTCGTCCTCGtgctggcggcgtcggcgctcTTCGCGCTCATCATGTCCCTCTTCGAGGCCACCTTCGAGAAGGTGATCCGGGCGCGGACGCTGCGGTGGGTGCTGTCGCTGCAGATGTACACGaacctggtggcggcggcggtatcGGTGGCCGGGCTGATGGCGTCGGGGGACTGGCGGACGATCccggcggagatggcggcgttCAGGGACGGGAGGGCGCGGTACGTGCTGACGCTGGTGGGAACGGCGGTGTCGTggcaggcggcggccgtgggcaTGGTCCGGCTGGTCGCGAGGGTGTCGTCGCTGTTCGCCAACGTGACGGCCACGCTGTCGCTGCCGCTGGTGCCGGTGTTCGCGGTGGCGCTGTTCGGGGACAGGATGACGGGGATCAAGGTCGTGGCCATGCTCATGGCCGTCTGGGGGTTCCTCTCGTACGTGTACCAGCACTacgccgacggccgccgcgccgggagGGCCGAGTGCCGCgtctgcgccggcgccggcgccgcgcgcgcggggaGCGACGCGGTTCTGCCCGCTTGA